A window of the Leishmania infantum JPCM5 genome chromosome 18 genome harbors these coding sequences:
- a CDS encoding periodic tryptophan protein 2-like protein, producing MQTVFQLAAVHGMLYTGGNVVFSPDGTQLYSPVHNYLSSIQLQQAGHLSLMCSNSSISCFDLSPDGDLAFVAGQRGLGFFYSISARVVLDTLSFPPNCATPCVRFSPCGKYVAVALESTLQVYTAPAKRVVSFHGCHRIEQLHAVLARPITNLDWTADSEHILVCGQDARMKIVPRQGKLQQKGMALQQNSLVGHRSAVLGAWFTNEGSSEVVSVAADNVVVMWHRAAVTRREMLQAIATAKLEARLGEQEDSDNAEGGGVEDEDSPSPKSFLERKRLEQLRLDGVRVSAADDTYLPPILRYAFEIKDKFMLSHKGSVSVTAFHKPRGLLAIGYSSGTFAIHALPETKGGELALVHLLSISAQALTAAAFAPRGDWVAFGSAHLKQLLVWDWKAEAYVLKEQAHYYDIACAAITADSTNIISGGEEGKVKVWKVASGQCFATFTEHTGPISGISTSASTNAFFTSSLDGTARGYDLMRYRQFRVFSPPEQTQLSCIAVDPSGEVLAVGSSQVNKIFLFAVQTGRIIDVLQGHEAPIACVAFHPSGTTLTSGSMDHNLIFWDLFNQNDSGERLKGDGEVLGIGTEVLCVTYSSSGRRLAVLTAKQEISVYETTIANDPQLIKTFLTTFDAAGGWRKEVGPNSANYNTHFTRISFSPEGEKLIAGGDSKWLVLYHATQGYVLKKWPITHNLDVQGAEEQYQWRNASEAGFLGDIDVDEDDMHLSRRKLLEMPGSRHRHFATGKRKTELTARAMDVAFAATGSEFIAATTDGLLLFSTRVARPRFQPLQLSLRVTTEEVRQQLSNGQPVLALIGALNLGDATLGVECLRRMPRNSIPVAVAAVPSSLFPQLMQWVSEEVEHCRGLEHALLWAQSLLLHSNEAFGGIGAQQTARVLPALKTLQRSLFHHRLLTELSRENYFSVKYLADAARMNSSKLEPVAEDATE from the coding sequence ATGCAGACCGTCTTTCaactcgctgccgtgcatGGCATGCTATACACGGGCGGCAACGTTGTCTTTTCGCCCGACGGCACGCAGCTCTACTCCCCCGTGCACAACTACCTGTCGTCGATCCAGCTCCAGCAGGCAGGCCACCTCTCGCTCATGTGTAGCAACAGCTCCATCAGCTGCTTCGACCTCTCCCCCGATGGCGACCTTGCTTTTGTGGCCGGGCAGCGCGGTCTCGGCTTCTTCTACTCCATCTCCGCccgcgtcgtcctcgacacgctctccttccccccGAACTGCGCCACCCCGTGCGTGCGATTCAGCCCGTGTGGCAAGTACGTCGCAGTGGCGTTGGAGTCCACGCTGCAGGTGTACACGGCGCCGGCCAAGCGTGTCGTGAGTTTCCACGGTTGTCACCGCATCGAGCAGCTTCACGCCGTCCTTGCACGGCCCATTACGAACCTCGACTGGACGGCAGATAGCGAGCACATCCTGGTGTGTGGCCAGGATGCACGAATGAAGATCGTGCCGCGGCAAGgcaagctgcagcagaaAGGTATGGCACTCCAGCAGAACTCGCTCGtcggccaccgcagcgccgttCTTGGGGCCTGGTTCACGaacgagggcagcagcgaggtggTGAGTGTGGCGGCCGACAACGTGGTGGTGATGTGGCACCGCGCGGCCGTTACACGTAGGGAGATGCTGCAGGCGATCGCAACTGCCAAGCTGGAGGCCCGATTGGGCGAGCAGGAGGACAGCGACAACGCcgagggcggtggcgtcgaGGATGAGGACTCCCCGTCTCCGAAGAGCTTCCTCGAGCGCAAGcggctggagcagctgcgcctcgacgGCGTGCGTGTTTCGGCCGCCGATGACACGTACCTGCCCCCGATTCTGCGCTATGCCTTCGAGATCAAGGACAAGTTCATGCTATCGCACAAGGGCAGCGTCAGCGTCACGGCGTTCCACAAGCCGCGTGGGCTTCTGGCGATCGGGTACAGTAGCGGCACCTTCGCCATTCACGCGTTGCCGGAGACGAAGGGCGGAGAGTTAGCCCTAGTACATCTCCTCTCGATATCTGCTCAGGCgttgacggcggcggccttcgCGCCACGTGGAGACTGGGTCGCATTCGGCAGTGCCCACCTcaagcagctgctcgtgtgGGACTGGAAAGCCGAGGCCTACGTGCTCAAGGAGCAGGCACACTACTACGACATCGCCTGCGCTGCCATCACGGCGGATAGCACCAATATCATCtccggcggcgaggagggcaaAGTGAAGGTGTGGAAGGTAGCATCCGGGCAGTGCTTCGCAACCTTCACCGAGCACACAGGGCCCATCAGCGGCATCAGCACGAGTGCGAGCACGAACGCCTTCTTCACCAGCAGCCTGGACGGCACGGCGCGCGGCTACGACCTCATGCGCTACCGCCAGTTTCGCGTCTTCAGCCCTCCAGAGCAGACGCAGCTTTCGTGCATCGCCGTCGACCCGTCCGGTGAAGTACTGGccgtcggcagcagccaagTCAACAAGATCTTTCTGTTCGCTGTGCAAACGGGGCGCATTATTGACGTCTTGCAAGGGCACGAGGCGCCCATCGCGTGCGTGGCGTTCCACCCGTCCGGCACGACCCTCACCTCCGGCAGCATGGACCACAACCTCATCTTTTGGGACCTCTTCAACCAgaacgacagcggcgagcgGCTCAAGGGTGACGGCGAGGTGCTGGGCATCGGCACCGAGGTGCTGTGCGTCAcgtacagcagcagcgggcgacGGCTCGCCGTGCTGACGGCGAAGCAGGAGATTTCCGTGTACGAGACGACCATCGCCAACGACCCGCAGCTGATCAAGACGTTTCTCACGACCTTTGACGCGGCTGGCGGCTGGCGCAAGGAGGTGGGGCCGAACAGTGCCAACTACAACACTCACTTCACACGCATCAGCTTCTCCCCTGAGGGCGAGAAGCTGATCGCGGGCGGCGACTCCAAGTGGCTGGTGCTCTACCACGCGACACAGGGCTACGTGCTCAAGAAGTGGCCCATCACGCACAACCTCGACGTGCAGGGTGCGGAGGAGCAGTATCAATGGCGCAACGCCAGCGAGGCAGGCTTTCTCGGAGACATCGACGTGGATGAGGACGACATGCACCTGTCGCGGCGCAAGCTGCTGGAGATGCCGGgtagccgccaccgccacttcGCGACCGGCAAGCGCAAGACGGAGCTGACGGCGCGCGCGATGGACGTGGCGTTCGCGGCTACGGGCTCCGAGTTCATTGCCGCGACAACGGACGgcctgctgctcttctcgaCGCGTGTGGCGCGTCCGCGCTttcagccgctgcagctgagctTGCGCGTAACAACCGAAGAGGTGCGCCAGCAACTCTCGAACGGCCAGCCGGTGTTGGCGCTTATCGGCGCCTTGAACCTTGGAGATGCGACGCTTGGCGTGGAGTGCCTACGCCGGATGCCGCGCAACTCGATCCCGGTAGCTGTCGCGGCCGTCCCCTCGTCCCTCTTTCCACAGCTCATGCAGTGGGtgagcgaggaggtggagcacTGCCGTGGTCTCGAGCATGCCCTGCTATGGGCGCAGTCCCTCCTGCTCCACTCCAACGAGGCGTTCGGCGGGATAGGGGCGCAGCAGACCGCGCGGGTGTTGCCAGCGCTCAAGACGCTTCAGCGCAGCCTCTTTCATCACCGCCTGCTTACGGAGCTCTCCCGCGAAAACTACTTCTCCGTCAAGTACctcgccgacgcggcgcgcatGAACTCGTCCAAGCTGGAGCCGGTTGCAGAGGATGCAACGGAGTAG